The DNA region ATCGGCGTAACCTGCCATCCCGACGGAAGCACGGCTTCTGCCGAAAAGCGGGCATCCTCAACGCCGTTCAGAGCCGCTTCCTCGATCATGACGCCGGCTGGATCGCCGAACACCTCGTGGTCCACGTAGCGCAGATTGCCACGAAGGACGCGCGCGTGCTGGTCCGATGCCGTTCGATCGAGAAAGTTGAGATCTGCAAGCGGCGCCGGGGTCTGCTCGGCGGCGCGGGCCTGGTTGTGAAGCAGCGCAAATAAAGCAGAGCCTAAAATCTCCCTGCGTGTCGGCATCTCTCAGGCTCCAGGTGATCGCACGCGATACTGGCAGACCCGTTACCTCTCGGCAAGATTTGCGCGGCACAGCGCGGTCGGAGCGTTCGCGCTTTCCAGATCGGTTGCAATTCCATCACGGCGGGGCCGGCAGGCTTCACTGTCTCTGCCCCTCCCCCTCAGGAAGACGCGCTTCTGCTCCCTCTACATATGCAGCATGAAGCTGTCGTGGGTGTGGGTGTAGCCCATAGCATCCGCGAGGGCGTGAATGTCGAGATGCACATCCTGCGCAATCGCATTCGTGTACCAATCAAGCTGCGCCTCGTTGAACGGCGGCGGGGCGTGGCCATCATACGTGCTTGTGCTGGCGGCGGCCGCGGACGGATGAAAAACAAATCCATCGCCGACCTGGCTCACTGTGGCGGCTTGATTCGGCATCGACAGCGTCAGCGGAGCAATGTTCGTCGCGGGAGGGTCGATGACGAATGTGCCGCCGTGTCCGTCACTGGACAGTGCGAATGTCATTCGCGTGTAGTCGCCCGTCAGATTCAGATGCGCAGCATGGTTTTGCGCGTCGGTGACCGTCAGCACGCCGCCCGAGGTATTTCCGATGTACGAAACCCGGGTGCCGGCACCGTACGCGATATCCCTCAGGTCGAGGATATCCGAGGCGGTCGGATCGCCATTGCCCGAAAGACCCACGATATTGCCGGTGAACTTGGTGGACTGATCCAGGATCAGCATGCCCGTGTTTTTGCCGAATGTGATCGCGCCCGACGCAGCGCCGGCGAGCTCGAGGCTGCCTCCAGCATCGATCGTAAGCTGCAGGCTAACGCTGGTCGCGACGGTGCCGGCCTTCGTGCCGATCGTACCGTCGCCGTTCAGATCCTGATGCATCGTCGCCTCCAGCGAGAGCAGCGACGCGTTCGAGCCGGAGACCGAGCCGACGATGGTCGACAGGAAGTTGCCGTTCGCATCGGTGGCCGCGACCGTATACAGGCCAGTGCCGGTATCCTTCCAGGCGACGTCGTAGCCGGTCGCCGTCTTCTCGGCACCGATGAAATTGTAGCTGGGGAATTGATCCGTGCTGACCGCAGCGCCCGCCAGTTTGAACACGACATCGGTGCTGCCTGTGACAAAGTGGAGGCTGTTTCCAACCTGCTCGAGGATCGTGCTGCCCGCCGTCTCGATGATCTTGACGCGCAGGCCGATCGTGCCGTCGCCGTTCAGATCCTGATGCATCGTCGACTCCAGCGATCGAAGCGCATCGCTTGTGCCGGAGACCGAGCCGGCGATGGTCGACAGGAAGTTGCCGTTCGTATCGGTCGCCACGACCGAATAAAGTCCGGGGCCGGCATCCTTCCAGGCGACGTCGTAGCCGGTCGCCGTCTTCTCGGCGCCGATGAAATTGTAGCTGGGGAACTGATCCGTGCTCAGCGCGGCACCCGCCAGTTTGAATACGACGTCGGTGCTGCCTGTGACAAAGTGGAGGCTGGTTCCGACCTGCTCCAGGGTCGTGCTTCCCGCGCTTTCGATGACCTTGGTCTGGAGAACATTGGATTGCACGCTCGTATTGCCGGCTGCGTCGGTCGCAGTCACCGAGAACGAGTGGGAGCCCGAGGAAAGCGAACCGACGTTGATGCTCCAGGTGCCGTCGCTCTTGGCCTTTCCAGAGCCGATCGGGGTGGTGCCGTCATAGAGTGCGATGGTCGCGCCGGCTTCGGCAGTACCGGCAATGGCGGATTGAGCCAGCGTAAACGACGCAACGACAGGCTGGGCGGGAGCCGTCGTGTCGATCGTCACGGTAAGCGACGTAGAGGCGGAGCTGACGTTGCCGGCAACATCCATCGCCTTGGCCGTGAACGCGTGGTTGCCGTCGCTCAAGGTTGCCGTCGCGAAAGACCAGCTGCCGGTCTTGTCGGCAACCACCGTGCCGATCTGCGTCGTTCCGTCGAAGATCTGGACCGTGCTGCTGGCCTCTGCGGTACCGTTCAGCGTGACGTGGTTCTGGTTGGTGATGCCGTCGCCGATCGTTCCGCTGTCTGGCGTGAATGAAGCAATGCTCGGCGTCGCGGGCGCGGTCGTGTCGACCGTCACCGTGAGTGCCGTCGACGACGCGACGTTGCCGCTCTGATCCGCCGTCTTCGCTGTGAAAGGATGAACCCCGTCGGTCAGATTTGCCGTGACGAACGACCATTTTCCGGTGCTGTCTGTCACCGCCGTGCCAAGCTTGGTCGAGCCGTCGAATATCTGGACTGTCGTGCCGACGGCAGCCGAGCCCGTCAGCGTAATCTGCTTCGCGTTGGTGATGCCGTCGCCGGTGATGTTGCTATCGGGCGAGAACGAGTTGATCTGAATGACAGGCGGTTTGGCGGAATAGGCGCGGATGTAGTCGATAAGCATGTCGCCGCCGACCGGCGCACTGGGGTCGGTGATGGCCGGCCCGTACAGCGCCAGGTCGGCGATCATGTACATGGGGGTGTGCATGTCGGATGGAGTGGCAATCTGGAAGATCTTCACTCCGTCGACGTACCAGGTAATCGTATCGGCCTCCCAATCCATGCCGTAGGTATGGAATCCAGACGTCATCGTCGGGACGGAGACTCCGCTCTGCTGGAGCTGCATGCTGCCCGTCGCAGAACTGTGCGATGTCATGTAGTCGATCGTCGGGTTGTTGCCGAGCGACTCCATGATGTCCAGCTCTTGAGCGGGCACGGTCCCGAGTAGCGCGTTGTTCGTGGGCAGCAGCCAGAATGCTGGCCAGAGCCCCTGGCCGGCCGGCAGCTCGGCCCTCATCTCGAAGTAGCCGTAGAGCTGCGAGAAGGAGTGATAGGTTGTGATCATGCCCGACGTGTACTGGGCATTGTTGATGTAGGGCTGGATCGCGGCAGCTGCGGGGCCCGCATGAAGATCGAGGATGCCGTTACTCACGGTCCATGGCGTCACCGAACTCGTGGGTGCATAATTGCTGTTGATGTACCAGTTGACCTCCTGGTTGCCACCAATGTTGATGCCGTTGGCGGCCGCCCACCAATAGGTCGAATCCCAGGTGCCGCTCGCGCCATTCCACAGGCTGAGCGAGTTGAAATCGTCCGAAAACGTGAGTGTGGCCGTTCCAGCGAGATTTTTCGGATCAATCGACATAGCACTCTCCTCAGCTGGGAAATTGCTATGGCATCGCCCGTTTTCCTGACTTTAATGGCCGGGTACGAGTTGTTTTGGTCATTAAGGTGCGCCTGCGAGCACCGCTAAAATTATACGGATTGGCATCAATGGTTTTTGACGGACGCCGGCAGGTGCAATTCAGCAAGGTTAATTCGACGCGAACATCACGAGCAGGGCAGTTGCCTCTCCACGTTCGACGGCGGCATTTGGGTCCGCAGTTGCAGACATCTCAATCGCAGATCGAGCGGCTCATCTACGAATCGACGCGAACGTTGGATGTCGGACGGGTCTCCATCTCTCAGGCTGAGATGATCCAGTGGTCATGCGAGTCCGGACCTGACCTGACTTACTCTCTCGCCGCATGCGTGTCGTAACGCCCCGTCGGGGGAAACCCAGGAATGTGATAGTCGGTGCGCCCCGTGGCCCGAACGAGAATTTCCTGCACTTTGCCGAGCACGCGGAAGAGACTTTTCCGACCCCGTAAGATTCCGTGGTCGCCCGACAGCGCATAGCCTCGTTGCTTTGCCCGTAAATTTTCGGGTGCTGCAACGGCACGTCCCTGAAGGGAGAGACGTAATGGACCTTAACTTGGGCGGAGAATTATTGCATAGTTGGTCGGACCGGCATCCTCGGCATTGCGGCCTTTGGCCGGCTGAATTTGAGCTGTTGGTATTCTCGAACTTTCATCCACCATCTTTGAAGTAGGTTGTGCTGCTCATCTGTCGCATACCTGGCCACATTTGGGAGAATAGGCCGTCATTGTGTTGTCCCGCCTGAGGATCCCTTCGCATCTTCATCATTAATATACTCGTTCGGTTACAACCGGCCGTCGTATTGGTAGGGAGTATTGGAACGGCTGCCCGGCTCGGTTTCGAACGCCGGGGACCACAAACATTGAAAGGCCCTGGCGGCGGCCGTGAAGCATTCGGATTTCAGTAGGCAAGGGTTAATTTATGTCAGGGGGGTTCTCCTACGATCTGACTGGAAGGCGGGTCTTCGTGGCCGGCCATCGCGGAATGGTAGGTTCGGCCATCGTGCGCCGCCTCGCGTCGGAGCGGTGCACCCTCCTTTATGCCGATCGCCGAGAGCTCGACCTTGCGAAGGAGCAACCGACATTGCGGTGGCTCGAGGCAAACCGTCCGGACGTCGTGATCCATGCTGCCGCCAAGGTCGGCGGCATTGCCGCCAACAGTAATTTCCCCGTCGATTTTCTCTGCGACAATCTCGCTGTCGAACTGAACGTGATCCGCGCAAGCCATGCAACCGGCGTTGGGCGCCTGCTCTTTCTCGGCTCGTCCTGTATATACCCCAAGCACGCCAAGCAGCCGATCGCCGAAAGCGAATTGCTGACAGGGCCGCTCGAACGGACCAACGAATGGTACGCAATCGCCAAGATTGCCGGCCTCAAGATCTGTCAGGCACACCGGCTGCAACATGGTGACGATTTCATATCGGTGATGCCGACCAACCTCTATGGCCGCGGTGACAATTATCATCCAGCGCACAGTCACGTGCCGGCGGCGCTGATACGACGCTTCCACGAGGCCAAGCTGGCAGGGACCCCGACGGTATCCGTCTGGGGCACGGGCAATCCGCTTCGTGAGTTTCTCAACGTCGACGACTTCGCCGATGCGTGCGTCTTCCTCTTGAAGAACTACTCGAACGATCTGCCCATCAACGTCGGCAGTGGTGACGAAGTCACTATCGCCGATTTTGCCGCCATGGTAGCGGAGGTCGTGGGCTATGCGGGCAAGTTGGTTTTTGATACGTCCAAGCCGGACGGCACGCCCCGCAAGCTCCTCGACAGTTCGCGGATTCGCCAACTGGGCTGGCGTTCGACTACCCCGCTACCGACCGGGCTGGCGGGGGCATATAAGGATTTTCTGAAGGGCTACGGTCGTCATTTGGAAATGAATTCCGGCGACTGACGAGATCAACGCTTTTTTCGAGACGTGAGTTTTCGATTCCAGTTTTAGAAGTTGGATTGTACTTGAATGCGTATTCTGTTGGTGGGCATCAACTATGCGCCCGATCTGATCGGCGTTGCGAAGTACAACACGGAGCTCTGTGAGAGCCTTGTGGCCGAGGGGCACGAGGTCAGAGTGATCACTGCACCGCCCTATTACCCCGCCTGGCGAATCCCGGCCGGCTTCGACGGCCACTATTTCAGGGCCCGGAACGTCAATGGTGTCGAGATCACGCGCGCCCCGATATACGTGCCGCGGAAGCCGACGGGTGCGAAGAGGCTGCTGCACCATGCCTCGTTTGCGTTGACGAGCGCGCTGCCGATGCTGACGAAGGCGCTCGAATGGCACCCCGACGTCATGCTGTCCACCGCTCCCTCCTTGATGTCGTCCGCGCTCGTTTCGTTCGTCGCGCGGCGGATCGGTGTGAAGTCCTGGCTCCATGTGCAGGATTTCGAGGTTGATGCCGCCTTTGATCTCGGATTTCTTCGAAACGGCGCGCTTCGCAGGCTGATGCTCGGGGCCGAATCTCGCATCCTTCGGTCGTTCGACCGGGTATCGTCGATTTCACCGCAGATGGTCGACCGGCTGCTGGCCAAGGGCGTTCCTGCGGAGCGGACCGTCGAGATCAGAAACTGGATCGACACGAACGCCATCTTTCCTCGGTCGCGGCAGACCAGGTATCGGCATGAATTCGGCATTGACGAAAGCGATATCGTCGGACTCTATTCGGGCACGATGTCGACCAAGCAGGGGCTCGATCTCGTGATCGACGCCGCCTCCATCCTGCAACACAGCCATCCCGACATTCATTTCATCCTCGCGGGAGAAGGGCCTGACAAGGCGAGGTTGATCAAAATGGCGGCCGGCCGCTCCAATGTTCATTTTCTCGGACTGCAACCCAACGAGAGCTTCAACGAGTTGATGGCGACGGCGGACGTGCATCTCATTCCGCAGAAGGCGGAGGCGGCTGATCTGGTCTTGCCATCCAAGCTTGGGGCCGTGCTTGGCTCCGGCCGTCCGGTGATCGCGATGGCGACCGAAGGAACGGGGTTGGCCGAGGAGGTCAACGGTGCCGGGACGGTCGTTTCGCCCGGCGACACGCGGGCTCTCGCCGATGCGATCTGCACGCTTGCCCAGAATCCGGCGCTCTGCGCGGCGTTTGGAGCCGAGGGACGGAAGCGCTCACTCGAGCGTTGGGATCGTCGGGCCATCGTCGGTCGCTGGGCGCTCGAGATGAGCGCGATGCGAAACGCACCGGCCCCGTCCGGAACGCAGGCGGCGATGACCGCTGGCCCGCCCGACGCGATCTCGGTGAAGGACGCCATCCGTCTGCCTTGACGGCATTGGGAGGCGCCGCTGCCTGTGGTCACGGAAATCGTTCGGGGCCTCCGCCTCAACAAGCGCCAGACGGCGTTCTGGGCTGCCGTCACTCGTGACGCGGATAATATCTGAAGCCGTGTTGCTTGATCAGTTCATCTCGCTTCGCTGACGCGAGATCTTCCTGCACCATCTCACGCACGAGGCTTTCGAACGAGGTCTTGGGCCACCAGCCAAGCTTCTCCTTCGCCTTGGAGGGATCGCCCAACAGGGTCGCGACCTCCGTCGGACGGAAATAGCGCGGATCGACGGACACGATGCACTTGCCTGTGGCGGCATCATAGCCCTTTTCGTCGACGCCCGTTCCTTCCCAGCGGATCCGCATCCCCACTTCGCCGGCGGCAACCTCGACGAAGTGGCGAACCGAGTGCTGCACACCGGTCGCGATGACAAAGTCCTCCGGCGTGTCCTGCTGCAGCATCAGCCATTGCATTTCGACGTAGTCACGCGCATGTCCCCAGTCGCGGAGCGCGTCAAGATTGCCCAGATAAAGACGTTCCTGAAGGCCGAGGTGGATGCGGGCCAACGCTCGCGTGATCTTTCGGGTGACAAAGGTCTCGCCCCGCACGGGCGACTCATGATTGAACAGAATTCCGTTGCAGGCATACATTCCGTACGCCTCACGATAGTTCACCGTGATCCAGTAGGCGTAGAGCTTCGCAACGGCGTAAGGCGACCGCGGATAGAACGGAGTGGTCTCCTTCTGCGGGACTTCCTGCACCAGGCCGTACAGTTCTGACGTCGAGGCCTGGTAGAATTTAGACTTCTTCTCGAGCCCCACGATCCGAATCGCCTCGAGGATTCGCAGCGTGCCGAGAGCGTCCGAATTCGCGGTATATTCCGGCTCCTCGAACGAAACGGCCACGTGACTTTGAGCGGCGAGATTGTAGATCTCGTCCGGCTGTACCTGGCCGACGATCCTGATCAGACTGGAAGAGTCGGTCAAATCACCATAGTGCAGTCGGAACGGCGGATCCGGCTCGTGTGGATCGACGTAGAGATGATCAATGCGGTCGGTATTGAAAAGCGAGGTCCGTCGCTTGATGCCATGGACCTCGTAGCCCTTCGCGAGCAGTAATTCGGCCAGATACGCACCGTCTTGACCAGTTACGCCGGTTATTAATGCTCTTTTTTTGGTCATATAGCCTACTCAAAATATGATCCGCATATGTAGCCAAAATCAGCTTGCATGCGCAGTGCGGAGGTCGATCAGGACGGCAATTGTTGCAGCGTAAGATTAATCGCCCGGCGGTGGATCGTACGTGCCGCGTCAGACGACGCACCTGACCCGCTCCAGCCTTGCGGTCATCTTGATCCAAGGCTCGCATTGATCCAGGGCTCGCAAGGCGCTGATCTGCGGACTGCGGCGTGAACGGGTTGCGCAATCGAGCATTGCCTGTTTTGCACCCCGCGATAGGATCACGCCGCGTCAACGATGATGGCAGCACACAAGGGAGGGTAACCATGCGCGCCGAACAGAAGTTCAAGCGAGCCGCTCTTGCATTCTCGCTGGTGGCTCCCCTGCTTTTGCCATCCGAGACATCAGCCGTCACCGTTGAGGTCGCGAGGAAATGCAATGCGCTCGTTGCGAAGAACTTTCCACCACGTCAGCCCGGCAATCCGGCGGCGGGCAGCGCCAAAGGCAACGGACAAGCCGAACGCGACTATTTCAAGAAATGCGTCGACAATGGAGGCAACGTGGACGACACCGCCGACAAGGACAGAAAATGATCGAGCTTGTGTCGACAACGCATCGAGGCAAGCGCGATTGAAATCCGGATGCGCATCGCCTGCACGCTTGGTGGTTCACCGAAGCACCTCGTCAATGGCGCCATACTGAACGTCCCTCGCCGCAGCGACCTCCTCTGGTTCGGCTCACACGACCGTCAGGGCCATCCACGCGCCGACATCGTCGAGACGATACCGCGAGTTGACGGCGTCGATAATCCGATTGATCAGCGAGATCGACGGTATCCCCCAATCAAGCCACACGAGATGTCCAAGGCAAGTCGGCCTCCGCTGTTCGCGCCCGGTGTCGTGATGCCGGCCGCAGGAGGTGGCGGGTGTTTCGAACCCACGAAAACCCGAGTCGTTGATTGCGTTGCGGCGACGTTCGACCCAAAAAACAAAAACCCAGCAATCCATTCAGATTGCTGGGTTTCCGTGTCGAACTTGGTTGCGGGGATAGGATTTGAACCTATGACCTTCAGGTTATGAGCCTGACGAGCTACCGGGCTGCTCCACCCCGCGTTAAACCGTTGCGTGCCTTGCAGAAAGAGTGCCCGAGCCGGTCGGCCAACGCGTCAGATGGCGCCGATCGATCCGTCCGGAGGGCTTCCTGAGAAGGCGACCCGGGCCGAAGCCGTCGGGTGCGAGGGGTATGTATCAACGTGAGTACGGTTTGGAAAGCCCCGGATGCGGGTTTTTGAGGATTTTGTGACGCCGAAATCGGTGGTTTTCCTGGCAAATTTACCGTCGGGAACCGGCTCTTGCCAGATCGCGCGCAAAAGCGGAGCTTGGCGCCCAACAAAATCCGTCAAGGACACGTCATTCGAGGGGAAACGCCATGGACCGGCCATTGAAGAGCCCGGGGCTGCATGCGCTTGAGGACACCTTTCACCGCCAGTTTGAGCTGTCCCGCAGCGAGCCGGCGCCGACATTGCAGGCGCGGCTCGACCGGCTGCGCCGCCTGCGCGCCGCGCTGACCGAGAACGAGGCGCGATTCGAGGCGGCGATCTCGGCCGATTTCGGCCACCGCTCCACCATCGAGACCGCGATCGCCGAAACCATGCTGGTGCTCGGCGAGATCAAGCATGCGGCCAAGCACCTCAAGGGCTGGATGGCGCCCGAGAGGATTCCGACCACGGTGCAGTTCGCGCCGGCCAGGAACCGGCTGATCCCGCAGCCGCTCGGGGTGGTCGGGATCATCGCGCCCTGGAATTATCCGCTGCAGCTGACCCTGGCGCCCGCGGTCGCCGCGATCGCCGCCGGCAACCGCGCCATCATCAAGCCGAGCGAGCTGGTGCCGCGCTTCGCCGAGCTGCTGGCCGAGGTGATCGAGAAGAAGTTCGACACCACCGAGCTTGCGGTCACCGATATCGACGACGACATCGCAACGACTTTTGCCGCGCTGCCGTTCGATCATCTGATCTTCACCGGCTCGACCCGCGTCGGCCGGCTGGTCGCGGAGGCGGCCGGCCGCAACCTGACACCGGTGACGCTCGAGCTCGGCGGCAAATCGCCCGCGATCGTCGACGGCTCCGCCGACATCGACGAGGCCGCGCAGCGCATCGCCTACGGCAAGCTGCTCAATGCCGGCCAGACCTGCATCGCGCCCGATTACGTGCTGGTGCCGCAAGCCTCGGTGCAGCCGTTCGCAATGCGGCTGCAAGGCCACACGCAGCACATGTTCGGTACCGATCCGAAAAATCCGGACTACACCTCGATCGTCTCGGACCGGCACTATGCAAGGCTCGAGGGTCTCGTCGCCGACGCCGCCGCGAAGGGCGCGACCATCATGCAGCCGGCCGCGCCGAACGATCCCGAGTGGAAGGCGAGGCGCAAATTCCCGCCGACCGTCATCGTCGATGCCACGCCCGAGATGACCGTGATGCAGGAGGAGATCTTCGGACCGCTGCTGCCGGTCATGGGCACGCGCGACGCAACCGAGGCGATCTCCTTCATCAACCGGCGCGACCGCCCGCTGGCGCTGTACTGGTTCGGTACCGACAACGCCGCGCGCGATCAGGTGCTGGCACGCACTGTGTCGGGCGGCGTCACCGTCAACGATTGCCTGTTCCATTTCGCGCAGGCCTATCAGCCGATGGGCGGCGTCGGTGCCTCCGGCACCGGTGCCTATCACGGCGAATGGGGATTCAAGACGCTGACCAAGTTGAAGCCGGTGTTCTACCGCTCACGCTTCAACCGGCTCGCCGATCTCTATCCGCCCTATGGCGCGAAGATCGCGCGGCTGGAGAAGCTGATGCGGCTGTTGTCGTAGGCAGGGCTGTCGTTCCGGGGCGCGAAGCGAACCCGGAACGTCGAGATTCCGGGTTCGATGCTAACGCATCGCCCCGGAATGACAATGAAGGGGGAAACATACGTGACTGACACATTCGATTTCGTGGTGGTGGGCGCCGGCTCGGGCGGCTGCGCGGTGGCGGGGCGGTTGTCGGAGGACCCGGCGACCTCGGTGGCGATGCTCGATGCCGGCGGCAAGAACGACAATTGGGTGGTGACCACGCCCGGCGCCATCATTCTCATGCTCTCGAGCAAGCTCAATAACTGGGCATTCGACACGGTGCCGCAGAAGGGCCTGAACGGCCGAATCGGCTATCAGCCGCGCGGCAAGGGGCTCGGCGGCTCCAGCGCCATCAATGCCATGGTCTATATCCGCGGCCATCGCGCCGACTACGATCACTGGGCTTCGCTCGGCAATACGGGCTGGGGCTATGCCGACGTCCTGCCCTATTTCAAGCGTTCGGAGAACAATACCGAGCTCGACGGCGAATATCACGGCAAGGGCGGGCCGCTCAACGTCACCGGCCTGCAGTCCGACAATCCGGTCAAGGAGACGTTCCTGCAGGGCGCGCGCGAGGCCCAGTTCCGGATTCGCGACGATTTCAACGGCGCCGAGCAGGAAGGGCTCGGCATCTACCAGGTGACCCAGAGGAATGGAGAACGCTGGAGCGCCGCGCGCGGCTATATCCATCCCCACATGGGCCGCCGGCCGAATTTGCGGATCGAGACGCAGGCGCAGGCGACCCGCATCATCTTCGAGGGCAAGCGTGCCGTCGGCGTCGAATACATGCAGGGCAAGGAGAAGAAGGTGCTGCGCGCGCGGCGCGAGGTCATTCTCTCGGCCGGCGCGTTCCAGTCACCGCAATTGCTGATGCTGTCGGGCGTCGGCGACGCCGCGGCGCTCGGCAAGCACGGCATCGCAAGCGTGCATGGTCTGCCGGGTGTCGGACAGAACTTGCAGGATCACCCCGATTTCGTGTTCGGCTTCGCCTCCGACGCACCTTATTTCTCGGGACTGTCGTGGAGCGGCATCGGGCGTATCCTCAAGGGTATCGGGCAATACCGGCGCGAGCGGCGCGGCCCGATGACCTCGAACGTCGCCGAATGCGGCGGCTTTCTGAAGACGCGACCCGAGCTCGACGTCCCCGACATCCAGCTGCATTTCTGCATGGCCATGGTGGAAGACCACGGCCGCAAGCCGCGCTGGGGCACCGGCTTCTCC from Bradyrhizobium sp. B124 includes:
- a CDS encoding Ig-like domain-containing protein, whose product is MTPWTVSNGILDLHAGPAAAAIQPYINNAQYTSGMITTYHSFSQLYGYFEMRAELPAGQGLWPAFWLLPTNNALLGTVPAQELDIMESLGNNPTIDYMTSHSSATGSMQLQQSGVSVPTMTSGFHTYGMDWEADTITWYVDGVKIFQIATPSDMHTPMYMIADLALYGPAITDPSAPVGGDMLIDYIRAYSAKPPVIQINSFSPDSNITGDGITNAKQITLTGSAAVGTTVQIFDGSTKLGTAVTDSTGKWSFVTANLTDGVHPFTAKTADQSGNVASSTALTVTVDTTAPATPSIASFTPDSGTIGDGITNQNHVTLNGTAEASSTVQIFDGTTQIGTVVADKTGSWSFATATLSDGNHAFTAKAMDVAGNVSSASTSLTVTIDTTAPAQPVVASFTLAQSAIAGTAEAGATIALYDGTTPIGSGKAKSDGTWSINVGSLSSGSHSFSVTATDAAGNTSVQSNVLQTKVIESAGSTTLEQVGTSLHFVTGSTDVVFKLAGAALSTDQFPSYNFIGAEKTATGYDVAWKDAGPGLYSVVATDTNGNFLSTIAGSVSGTSDALRSLESTMHQDLNGDGTIGLRVKIIETAGSTILEQVGNSLHFVTGSTDVVFKLAGAAVSTDQFPSYNFIGAEKTATGYDVAWKDTGTGLYTVAATDANGNFLSTIVGSVSGSNASLLSLEATMHQDLNGDGTIGTKAGTVATSVSLQLTIDAGGSLELAGAASGAITFGKNTGMLILDQSTKFTGNIVGLSGNGDPTASDILDLRDIAYGAGTRVSYIGNTSGGVLTVTDAQNHAAHLNLTGDYTRMTFALSSDGHGGTFVIDPPATNIAPLTLSMPNQAATVSQVGDGFVFHPSAAAASTSTYDGHAPPPFNEAQLDWYTNAIAQDVHLDIHALADAMGYTHTHDSFMLHM
- a CDS encoding GDP-L-fucose synthase, with product MSGGFSYDLTGRRVFVAGHRGMVGSAIVRRLASERCTLLYADRRELDLAKEQPTLRWLEANRPDVVIHAAAKVGGIAANSNFPVDFLCDNLAVELNVIRASHATGVGRLLFLGSSCIYPKHAKQPIAESELLTGPLERTNEWYAIAKIAGLKICQAHRLQHGDDFISVMPTNLYGRGDNYHPAHSHVPAALIRRFHEAKLAGTPTVSVWGTGNPLREFLNVDDFADACVFLLKNYSNDLPINVGSGDEVTIADFAAMVAEVVGYAGKLVFDTSKPDGTPRKLLDSSRIRQLGWRSTTPLPTGLAGAYKDFLKGYGRHLEMNSGD
- a CDS encoding WcaI family glycosyltransferase; protein product: MRILLVGINYAPDLIGVAKYNTELCESLVAEGHEVRVITAPPYYPAWRIPAGFDGHYFRARNVNGVEITRAPIYVPRKPTGAKRLLHHASFALTSALPMLTKALEWHPDVMLSTAPSLMSSALVSFVARRIGVKSWLHVQDFEVDAAFDLGFLRNGALRRLMLGAESRILRSFDRVSSISPQMVDRLLAKGVPAERTVEIRNWIDTNAIFPRSRQTRYRHEFGIDESDIVGLYSGTMSTKQGLDLVIDAASILQHSHPDIHFILAGEGPDKARLIKMAAGRSNVHFLGLQPNESFNELMATADVHLIPQKAEAADLVLPSKLGAVLGSGRPVIAMATEGTGLAEEVNGAGTVVSPGDTRALADAICTLAQNPALCAAFGAEGRKRSLERWDRRAIVGRWALEMSAMRNAPAPSGTQAAMTAGPPDAISVKDAIRLP
- the gmd gene encoding GDP-mannose 4,6-dehydratase → MTKKRALITGVTGQDGAYLAELLLAKGYEVHGIKRRTSLFNTDRIDHLYVDPHEPDPPFRLHYGDLTDSSSLIRIVGQVQPDEIYNLAAQSHVAVSFEEPEYTANSDALGTLRILEAIRIVGLEKKSKFYQASTSELYGLVQEVPQKETTPFYPRSPYAVAKLYAYWITVNYREAYGMYACNGILFNHESPVRGETFVTRKITRALARIHLGLQERLYLGNLDALRDWGHARDYVEMQWLMLQQDTPEDFVIATGVQHSVRHFVEVAAGEVGMRIRWEGTGVDEKGYDAATGKCIVSVDPRYFRPTEVATLLGDPSKAKEKLGWWPKTSFESLVREMVQEDLASAKRDELIKQHGFRYYPRHE
- a CDS encoding coniferyl aldehyde dehydrogenase yields the protein MDRPLKSPGLHALEDTFHRQFELSRSEPAPTLQARLDRLRRLRAALTENEARFEAAISADFGHRSTIETAIAETMLVLGEIKHAAKHLKGWMAPERIPTTVQFAPARNRLIPQPLGVVGIIAPWNYPLQLTLAPAVAAIAAGNRAIIKPSELVPRFAELLAEVIEKKFDTTELAVTDIDDDIATTFAALPFDHLIFTGSTRVGRLVAEAAGRNLTPVTLELGGKSPAIVDGSADIDEAAQRIAYGKLLNAGQTCIAPDYVLVPQASVQPFAMRLQGHTQHMFGTDPKNPDYTSIVSDRHYARLEGLVADAAAKGATIMQPAAPNDPEWKARRKFPPTVIVDATPEMTVMQEEIFGPLLPVMGTRDATEAISFINRRDRPLALYWFGTDNAARDQVLARTVSGGVTVNDCLFHFAQAYQPMGGVGASGTGAYHGEWGFKTLTKLKPVFYRSRFNRLADLYPPYGAKIARLEKLMRLLS
- a CDS encoding choline dehydrogenase gives rise to the protein MTDTFDFVVVGAGSGGCAVAGRLSEDPATSVAMLDAGGKNDNWVVTTPGAIILMLSSKLNNWAFDTVPQKGLNGRIGYQPRGKGLGGSSAINAMVYIRGHRADYDHWASLGNTGWGYADVLPYFKRSENNTELDGEYHGKGGPLNVTGLQSDNPVKETFLQGAREAQFRIRDDFNGAEQEGLGIYQVTQRNGERWSAARGYIHPHMGRRPNLRIETQAQATRIIFEGKRAVGVEYMQGKEKKVLRARREVILSAGAFQSPQLLMLSGVGDAAALGKHGIASVHGLPGVGQNLQDHPDFVFGFASDAPYFSGLSWSGIGRILKGIGQYRRERRGPMTSNVAECGGFLKTRPELDVPDIQLHFCMAMVEDHGRKPRWGTGFSCHVCLLRPASRGSVWLNSADPLAAPAIDPNFFGEDSDVETMVAGFKMTKRLLDTPALRALQQKDMFTSDVRTDDDIRNILRARSDTVYHPVGTCRMGTGDPLAVVDPKLRVHGLEALRVVDASIMPTLIGGNTNAPTIMIGEKAADMIKAEMRAG